AGTCGAATCCGGAGTCTCAAGATCTACAGCTTGGCGTTAGGTTGGCAGGAAGTATCGAATGAAAAGTACTACACTGGAACGTCTTCAGCCTATACGATGAAAGGCAAAGAGGGCTACGAAGCCATGCTAAACATGTCTGGCGAAGGTATAGTGACGGCTACCTCTATGGCAGATTGTTTTATTGAATTGTTAACTGACGCTCCTGAAACATTAAACAGACCTCGGGAAAGAGCTCAAATATGGTGGCACAAAGGTTGCTAATTTATTCTTCGAGTTAATTGGGTAAGTGAATATTACTCGGAGGAATCTATGTGGAGTAGAGACTGGATCGACGTTGCGGTCGTGATTAGCTGGATAGGCGTTTGGTCTGCATTAGTATACTTTATCCCTGTTGGGGAGTATAGCTTAGCGGTAAAATCAACGTTTAATGTAAAAGGAGCCCATTGGGCTCCTTTTTTGATCTTCGCTATAGACGAAATGTTAGCGCCAGAATACAATCTCAATTGTTTGGGGAGTAGTCGCCTCTGGTTTACTTATCGTCATCTCGTTAGACGTTGTTCTATCCGGTAAGTATAAATGTTGCCTTCTTTTTACGGCATCTATTTCGACGAGACCAACGCAATCAAGTAACCAATGTAAAAGAACATTGGATTGGTTTGTTTGCGGCGGGATCGTCAAAGCATTACTCTGATCCCTCCGCTCAGGAGGAATAATGACCCTATCTATTTATCTCGGTTTTGGTTTGCTAACGCTATCTATGGTGGCTTTAGATATATGGCAAACTCGTGGCGGCAACATCACTATCAAAAAAGCGACAGCTTGGAGCTTATTCTGGTTTTTGATCACGTTCATCTTCGCTGCTAGCATCTATTTCTTTTGGGATGTTTATGCTCCAGCAAGCAGTTACAGCGCTGAGAAAGCGACCGTATCATTCATAACCGGCTATCTGCTAGAAAAGTCACTGAGTGTTGATAACCTGTTTGTGTTTGCCATCATCTTCCATCAGTACTTAGTACCAGAACACTTACGTCCACGAGCATTACTCTGGGGCGTGATTGGTGCGCTTGTCCTGCGTGCCATCATGATTGCGGTTGGCGCTCAGTTACTCGCTCAGTACCACTGGGTTCTCTATGTCTTTGCTGTGTTCCTCATTTGGACTGGCGTTCAGTTGGCAAAAAACAAAGGAGAAGATGAGGTAAATCCATTACCAGAAACGTTGATACGGAAGTGGGCGCAAGTCACCGATGGCTTTCGTGGTAACGCATTGACCGTTGTCGAACAGGGTAAACGAATGTTAACACCGATGGCGATTGTGATTAGTGTAATTGCATTTATGGACGTCATGTTTGCGCTTGACTCTATTCCTGCCATCTTCGCTGTAACGCAAGAACCGTTTCTCGTACTTGCGGCGAACGTATTTGCCCTGTTAGGTCTTCGGACGTTGTATTTTGTTTTACAAGGCATGATGGATAAGTTTATCTACCTGAAAACAGCACTGGCTTTTATCATGACTTTCATCGGAGTTAAGATGATGCTAGTTGGATCAAGTTGGGAGATTCCCACTCCGTTGTCATTAGTTGTATTGCTGATTACTATCTCTATCGCAGTTGTGGCATCGGTAGCCAAACAAAAGAGATTGGCATCAGAAGTTGAAGTAAGTATCGATAAATAAACTAATTCAATCGAGACAAATTACCAGCTTGAATATGTATAAGGTTGTAAAATATTTGTGACTTGAAACGTGTTTTTGAGTGGTTGATAAATAGTAAATGCAATAAAAGTAAATAAATAAGCACTATATCTAGATTTGGTTGCATTTTTTACAAAGTGTCATGTTAATGGTTTGTTTTATTAGAAAAACTAATGTCAAGAAGTAAAATTTGTCATTTTTTGAGCAGTAATTTATTGATTAATATTCCCTCAACGAAACGAATTACACGATTTATAGAGAGGCAATCATGGCACAGGCAATGCACATC
This DNA window, taken from Vibrio neptunius, encodes the following:
- a CDS encoding TerC/Alx family metal homeostasis membrane protein produces the protein MTLSIYLGFGLLTLSMVALDIWQTRGGNITIKKATAWSLFWFLITFIFAASIYFFWDVYAPASSYSAEKATVSFITGYLLEKSLSVDNLFVFAIIFHQYLVPEHLRPRALLWGVIGALVLRAIMIAVGAQLLAQYHWVLYVFAVFLIWTGVQLAKNKGEDEVNPLPETLIRKWAQVTDGFRGNALTVVEQGKRMLTPMAIVISVIAFMDVMFALDSIPAIFAVTQEPFLVLAANVFALLGLRTLYFVLQGMMDKFIYLKTALAFIMTFIGVKMMLVGSSWEIPTPLSLVVLLITISIAVVASVAKQKRLASEVEVSIDK